The following are encoded in a window of Impatiens glandulifera chromosome 5, dImpGla2.1, whole genome shotgun sequence genomic DNA:
- the LOC124940238 gene encoding DNA-binding protein S1FA-like: protein MAFEGDSTPSFDSVKDAIKDKQAQGFNPGLIVLLVVGGLLLMFLIGNYALYVYAQKTLPPRKKKPVSKKKMKKERLRQGVSAPGE, encoded by the exons ATGGCTTTCGAAGGCGATTCAACACCCTCTTTCGACAGCGTG AAAGATGCAATCAAGGACAAACAAGCTCAAGGATTCAACCCGGGGTTGATTGTGTTACTTGTTGTTGGTGGGTTATTATTGATGTTCTTAATAGGTAACTATGCATTGTATGTCTATGCTCAGAAGACACTTCCACCCAGGAAGAAGAAACCAGTTtccaagaagaagatgaagaaggaaagACTCAGACAGGGTGTTTCAGCACCAGGAGAATAG